CTGGTCGTAACCGACATTGCGGAAGACCTGGGGATGGACCATGCCCGAGCCCAGTATCTCGAGCCAGCCTGTGTCCTTGCACACCCTGCAGCCGGCGCCCCGGCATATCACGCAGCCTATGTCCACTTCAGCGGACGGTTCCGTGAAAGGAAAATAGCTCGGGCGAAACCGCAAGGGGGTGTCGGGTCCGAACATCTCGTGGATGAATATGCTCAGGATCCCCTTGAGATCGGAGAAGCGAACGTTCTTATCCACCATCAACCCTTCGACCTGGTGGAACATCGGCGTGTGGGAGATGTCATTGTCACAACGGTAGACGGAACCGGGCGCGATGATCTTCACCGGCGGCAGCTGTGCTTCCATGGTGCGTATCTGCACGGGCGAGGTGTGGGTCCTCAAAACGACACCGGGCCGTATGTAGAATGTGTCCTGCATGTCCCGGGCCGGATGGTCCGAGGGGATGTTGAGGGCCTCGAAATTGTAGTATTCCGCCTCGATATCGGGGCCTTCCGCCACGGCGAAACCAAGGGAGCCGAAGATCCTTATGATCTCTTCGAGCGTGAGCGTGATGGGATGCTTTCTTCCGAAAAGCGGGGCGGTTCCAGGCATGGTGATATCGATGAGCGAGGCCCGTTCCTTCTTCTGTCTTTCGATCTCGTCGAAATGCTTTTCCAGCTCACCGATCCTGAGGTCCGCCCAGGTCTTGATCTCGTTGATGGCCTTGCCGGCATCGCGGCGCTGGTCCTTGTCGAGCGTCTTGAGCTTATCGAGGTAGTCGGCGACAACCCCTTTTCTCCCGAGAAGGGATACCTTCACCCGCTTGAGGTCCTCGATGTTCCCGATCCGGGATATTTCGCCTTCTATCTTCTCTTTCAGTCCGCTTATGTCCAAGCGCCACCCTAATGCGTGACCACTGCCTTGACCTTAGCCACCACCTCGCCGAATCCCGCGGGGTCATTGACGGCCATGTCGGCGAGCGATTTCCGGTTGAGGGCGATGTTCGCGACCTTCAACCCGTTGATGAAGCGGTTATAGGGTATGCCATAGGAACGGCAGGCCGCGTTGATGCGGACGATCCACAGGGACCTGAAGTCCCGTTTGCGTTCCTTGCGCCCAACGTAGGCGTACTTGAGCGCCTTGAAGACGCTTCTTTTCGCCACGCTGTACACGTTCTTCCTGCGCTGCGTCATGCCCTTCGCAAGCTTGAATATCTTCTTTCTTCTCTGTCTTGCCTTGAATCCTCGTTTTGCCCTTGGCATGGTCTTGTACCTCTCCTGGATCTTTCTATAGATAGGGTATTAATGACTTGATCCTCTTCGCGTCCGCGGGATGGATGGTGTCCGCCTTTGAAAGCCTTCTTTTCATCTTCGGTGTTTTCGAAGACAAAAGATGGCTGTGGAAGGCCTTTGCGCGTTTGATCTTGCCGCCGGCGGTGACCTTCACGCGCTTCGCCAACCCCCGATGAGTCTTTATCTTTGGCATGTGAACCTCCTTCAATGATCACAGGGGGGCGAAAATCATTACGATGTTTCTGCCGTCAAACCTGGACCTCTGTTCCAGTTCCCCCACATCTTTCAATGAATCTATAACCTTTTGCGCCAGCTTCTCACCCATGTCAACATGGAGGACCTCCCGTCCCCTGAACATGATGATGATCTTCAGTTTATGGCCCTCTTCGAGGAACCCCCTGAGATGCTTCATCTTGAACTGAAAGTCGTGCTCCTCGATCTTGAGTCCCAGCTTCATCTCCTTGATCTGGATCAGGGTCTGTTTCTTCTTCGCTTCCTGGGCCTTCTTCGAAAGCTGGTACTTGTACTTCCCGTAATCCATGATCTTGCAGACCGGCGGAGATGATTTCCCCGCCACCTCCACAAGGTCAAGCTCCCGTTCCCTCGCGAGCCTCAAGGCGTCCACCGTGGGAACGATGCCCAACTGTTCTCCGTTTTCGTCGATAAGCCGCACCTCGCGAACCCGGATCCTTTCATTGATAC
Above is a window of Syntrophorhabdus sp. DNA encoding:
- the pheS gene encoding phenylalanine--tRNA ligase subunit alpha is translated as MDISGLKEKIEGEISRIGNIEDLKRVKVSLLGRKGVVADYLDKLKTLDKDQRRDAGKAINEIKTWADLRIGELEKHFDEIERQKKERASLIDITMPGTAPLFGRKHPITLTLEEIIRIFGSLGFAVAEGPDIEAEYYNFEALNIPSDHPARDMQDTFYIRPGVVLRTHTSPVQIRTMEAQLPPVKIIAPGSVYRCDNDISHTPMFHQVEGLMVDKNVRFSDLKGILSIFIHEMFGPDTPLRFRPSYFPFTEPSAEVDIGCVICRGAGCRVCKDTGWLEILGSGMVHPQVFRNVGYDQEEITGFAFGMGVERIAMIKYGIDDIRQFYYNDIRFLSQF
- the rplT gene encoding 50S ribosomal protein L20 — encoded protein: MPRAKRGFKARQRRKKIFKLAKGMTQRRKNVYSVAKRSVFKALKYAYVGRKERKRDFRSLWIVRINAACRSYGIPYNRFINGLKVANIALNRKSLADMAVNDPAGFGEVVAKVKAVVTH
- a CDS encoding translation initiation factor IF-3 — protein: MSINERIRVREVRLIDENGEQLGIVPTVDALRLARERELDLVEVAGKSSPPVCKIMDYGKYKYQLSKKAQEAKKKQTLIQIKEMKLGLKIEEHDFQFKMKHLRGFLEEGHKLKIIIMFRGREVLHVDMGEKLAQKVIDSLKDVGELEQRSRFDGRNIVMIFAPL
- the rpmI gene encoding 50S ribosomal protein L35, producing the protein MPKIKTHRGLAKRVKVTAGGKIKRAKAFHSHLLSSKTPKMKRRLSKADTIHPADAKRIKSLIPYL